In the genome of Zygosaccharomyces rouxii strain CBS732 chromosome G complete sequence, the window GTCTATATCGCCATGTCATTAGcagaatttgatgaaatacATTACGACCACTCAGTAAAACGCCTCGATACTCCCTCCAGTTACTTACTTCGTAAGGCTAGAAAGAATCCTAATGGGttagaagaattgagaCAATCAGTGCGTTCAGGAACTGTCTACGTTGGAAATCTCTCATTCTATACAtctgaagaacaaattTATGAATTGTTTAGTAAATGTGGCACTATTCAACGTATTGTTATGGGGTTAGATAGATTCAAATTTACACCATGTGGATTCTGCTTTGTTATTTATACTAAACCAGAGGAAGCCCTTAATGCTGTTAAATATTTGGGTGACACCAAATTAGATGATCGTAATATCTCAATTGATATTGATCCAGGGTTCGAAGATGGACGTCAATTTGGTCGTGGTAAAAGTGGTGGACAAGTTTCTGATGAACTACGATTTGAATACGACGCATCAAGAGGTGGATTTGCTATTCCATTCTCTGAAAGAGTCGGCAATAACTATGATTTCCAAGCCAAGCCAAAACATAGAAGACGTAGACGCCAATTATCAGTATCAGGTTCTATGCAGCCTCCAACGATGGTACAAGCTCCACCACCGCCAATGCCGGAACAATCGGGTGGTATGTCTGATCAAGAAGACAACTATGTCCCTGAATGATGCCGGTGCCCTACAATATTTACCTAGGTTTacaaataataataataatgatagCTGTAGTAGTAATCTGTAGCTAGGATAgtgtatatatgtatgtTATATCAGTACAATTGTACCTCGTCATGGATCATTTGATGCAAAATAGTAAATGTCCCTGATTTTATGATCATTTTTATGTTTAGGTCTACGTTGGGCATTTTCTTGAAAACCCTCGGTTAGCTACgtaattcatcaacttATTAAAACgttaaaaaataaataatcTATTTCCTTTGTCCATAGGCCTTTGTAGCGTATTCACCATCTTTGACGATGACATCTTGTGGACGGTAGTCGAATTTCTTGGAGAAGTAACTTTCAAGAATGCTTTTAACACCTAGAGCGTATCTCTCTTGGGCGTCCAAAGAAGTACCACTGATGTGAACGGTCATAGCGTTACCAGTGTGATCCCTGTTGTCCATTGATCTCCATGGGTGATCCTTTGGAGCTGGTTGCTTATCCCAAACATCACCACCGTAACCACGTAATTTACCAGATTTAACAGCATCGGCAACATCTTCAGCAACACAGATAGCACCTCTGGCGGTGTTAACCAAGTAAGCGCCATCCTTCATGTGGGAAATCAATTCCTTGTTGAAAAGACCTCTAGTACCTTCATGCAATGGTGCATTGATAGTGACAACATCAGATTGGGAAACcatatcttccaattttccAACTCTTTGCACAATATCACCTCTACCGTTGAGCAATTGACTCACATCGTTTAATCTCTTGACAGCTTCAGCTGGTAAATCTTGGTAGTCGTAGTACAACAATTTCTTAGGGTTGAATGCAACAAGTCTTTCCAGAACTCTGTAACCGATTCTACCTGCACCGACAGTGGAAATAACCTTGTCCTCTAAGTCATATTCATTCTTGGCAACACCGGCAATATCCCATTCTCCATTAACAGCTTGATGATGACCACCGTTATAGTTTCTAATTAGAACCAAAATGGTCATAACGACATGCTCAGCAACTGACACAACATTTGAACCAGTCACTTCAGCCACAGTAATTTTCCTTTCATTAGCAGCATTCAAATCAACGTGATCAGAACCTACACCAGCGGTAAttgccaatttcaatttgggAGCTTGAGCAATTCTTGATTTAGTGATGTATGCAGGATAAAATGGTGTTGTGATGACAATTTCtgcatctttcaaatgttcGTCAACTGCTGAAGTTGGTTCAGGATCCTTATCAATGGTAGTCAATAATTTATAACCATTGGATTCGATGTATTTTCTGATACCTAATTCGTTTTCAATAGCACCCAATAGTTTCTCTTGCTCTGCTGCGTGCTTACCACCTTCATAAAGGACTAATAAAACTGAACCGTTTGACATTTTAGTATTTTTTTATCACTCTAgattttattcttattcttaATGCTGTTACAAGTTAGCCATCAGTATTCTCATCATTGTAGCGACGATTAGGACCCATTATATATTATTCTGAGATGGGTTATTCCAGGTTCAGTTTCCCTAGAATTAATCCCTAATAACCAATGAAACCGCTCAGTTGATGGAACAGAGgagtatttgaaagagcTTAACT includes:
- the CBC2 gene encoding nuclear cap-binding protein subunit CBC2 (highly similar to uniprot|Q08920 Saccharomyces cerevisiae YPL178W CBC2 Small subunit of the heterodimeric cap binding complex that also contains Sto1p component of the spliceosomal commitment complex interacts with Npl3p possibly to package mRNA for export from the nucleus contains an RNA-binding motif) is translated as MSLAEFDEIHYDHSVKRLDTPSSYLLRKARKNPNGLEELRQSVRSGTVYVGNLSFYTSEEQIYELFSKCGTIQRIVMGLDRFKFTPCGFCFVIYTKPEEALNAVKYLGDTKLDDRNISIDIDPGFEDGRQFGRGKSGGQVSDELRFEYDASRGGFAIPFSERVGNNYDFQAKPKHRRRRRQLSVSGSMQPPTMVQAPPPPMPEQSGGMSDQEDNYVPE
- a CDS encoding formate dehydrogenase (highly similar to uniprot|Q08911 Saccharomyces cerevisiae YOR388C FDH1 NAD()-dependent formate dehydrogenase may protect cells from exogenous formate), whose translation is MSNGSVLLVLYEGGKHAAEQEKLLGAIENELGIRKYIESNGYKLLTTIDKDPEPTSAVDEHLKDAEIVITTPFYPAYITKSRIAQAPKLKLAITAGVGSDHVDLNAANERKITVAEVTGSNVVSVAEHVVMTILVLIRNYNGGHHQAVNGEWDIAGVAKNEYDLEDKVISTVGAGRIGYRVLERLVAFNPKKLLYYDYQDLPAEAVKRLNDVSQLLNGRGDIVQRVGKLEDMVSQSDVVTINAPLHEGTRGLFNKELISHMKDGAYLVNTARGAICVAEDVADAVKSGKLRGYGGDVWDKQPAPKDHPWRSMDNRDHTGNAMTVHISGTSLDAQERYALGVKSILESYFSKKFDYRPQDVIVKDGEYATKAYGQRK